In Halovivax gelatinilyticus, the following are encoded in one genomic region:
- a CDS encoding DUF6498-containing protein codes for MDLSSATVRGQRQAIGIAIANLIPVVGLVAGTVSLVEVVLVYVLEVVFVSAAVCAKLLVIDPQASGRTAPTLIRIGRPWTPQPVRITYWNVDQALFTWSLQFSFIAGFVGIPLALGLGIAASVGETSPLDTVSSVTVGLAAGGLLLVHASEWWRFVSSGAPAYASHELVKDRIVRRTKVVFTTVFGLYVTFFALIVIFSIAIVPVRLTATGVLVGFLVLKILVEIRHQRSELQWLETYDGDGDIAHDPTELSEDDLLHSDCVAPPAFSPRLLVAFGLVNLVPIVGFFVAGWSLATLAVLYAVELALGTIVLRFLAIPIEDRADAHPIAEWFVVAVGIVLFGAISLVFSGFIFAGTLLTLALAPIHPPDVIRPSLIVGLVVVVGTYVGFFVRASTDGGADDRSPKSVGAALSATSTRCLLPIFLTTLFLVLIEGPAVLVPILAALKTVLEAFRYGWAHRERSTGSDPQTDGRPGAALR; via the coding sequence ATGGATTTGTCGTCCGCCACGGTTCGGGGTCAGCGACAGGCGATCGGCATCGCGATCGCCAACCTGATCCCGGTCGTCGGTCTCGTCGCCGGCACCGTCTCGCTCGTCGAAGTTGTGTTAGTCTACGTCCTCGAGGTAGTATTCGTCAGTGCGGCGGTGTGTGCGAAACTCCTCGTCATCGACCCGCAGGCGAGCGGTCGGACCGCTCCCACATTGATTCGAATCGGCCGCCCGTGGACGCCACAGCCGGTGCGTATCACCTACTGGAACGTCGACCAGGCCCTCTTCACGTGGTCGCTCCAATTCTCGTTTATCGCAGGGTTCGTCGGCATCCCGCTCGCGCTCGGACTCGGTATCGCCGCGTCCGTCGGGGAGACGAGCCCGCTCGATACGGTCTCGTCGGTGACGGTGGGGCTCGCGGCGGGTGGACTACTGCTCGTCCACGCGTCGGAGTGGTGGCGGTTCGTATCGAGCGGCGCACCCGCGTACGCGTCCCACGAACTCGTCAAAGATCGAATCGTCCGCCGTACGAAAGTGGTGTTCACCACCGTTTTCGGCCTGTACGTGACGTTCTTCGCGCTCATTGTTATCTTCTCTATCGCGATCGTTCCCGTCCGGCTGACGGCTACTGGTGTGCTGGTCGGATTTTTGGTACTGAAGATCCTCGTCGAAATTCGTCACCAGCGGAGCGAACTGCAGTGGCTGGAGACCTACGATGGTGACGGCGACATCGCCCACGACCCCACCGAACTGTCCGAAGACGATCTGCTCCACAGTGACTGCGTCGCCCCTCCGGCGTTCTCCCCTCGATTGCTCGTCGCGTTCGGACTCGTGAATCTCGTTCCCATCGTCGGCTTTTTCGTCGCCGGCTGGTCGCTCGCGACGCTCGCCGTACTGTACGCGGTCGAACTCGCGCTCGGCACCATCGTCCTTCGGTTTCTCGCGATACCGATCGAAGACCGCGCTGACGCGCACCCGATCGCCGAGTGGTTCGTGGTAGCCGTCGGAATCGTCCTATTTGGAGCGATAAGCCTCGTCTTCTCCGGATTCATTTTCGCCGGGACACTCCTTACGCTCGCTCTCGCACCGATTCATCCACCGGACGTCATCCGTCCCTCTCTGATCGTCGGTCTCGTAGTCGTCGTCGGAACGTACGTCGGATTCTTCGTTCGCGCTTCGACGGATGGGGGTGCGGATGATCGCTCGCCAAAATCCGTGGGAGCGGCGTTGTCGGCGACGAGCACCCGGTGTCTCTTGCCGATCTTTCTCACCACGCTGTTTCTCGTACTAATCGAGGGGCCTGCGGTTCTCGTTCCGATACTGGCGGCCCTCAAAACAGTTCTCGAGGCGTTTCGGTACGGGTGGGCACATCGAGAGCGCTCCACCGGCTCCGATCCACAGACCGACGGACGACCGGGCGCGGCTCTCCGATAG
- a CDS encoding universal stress protein, translated as MLSRILVPMDDSEPAGRALEYALENHPDAEITVLHVVGVPSMMMGDAVSLALEDDLETAADERARPVFERAREIAAEHDRDIETAVGIGHPARNVVERADDYDTVIIGSHGKHTDGTTRRILVGNVAETVVRRAPVAVTVVR; from the coding sequence ATGCTCTCGCGGATCCTGGTTCCGATGGACGATTCCGAGCCCGCCGGTCGCGCACTGGAATACGCGCTCGAAAACCATCCCGACGCCGAGATCACCGTCCTCCACGTCGTCGGCGTCCCGTCGATGATGATGGGCGACGCGGTGAGTCTCGCGCTCGAAGACGACCTCGAAACGGCCGCCGACGAACGCGCCAGACCCGTCTTCGAGCGCGCCCGCGAGATCGCCGCCGAGCACGATCGCGACATCGAGACCGCCGTCGGAATCGGCCATCCCGCCCGAAACGTCGTCGAGCGAGCCGACGACTACGATACGGTTATCATAGGGAGTCACGGCAAACACACGGACGGGACGACGCGGCGTATCCTCGTCGGCAACGTCGCCGAAACCGTCGTTCGACGGGCGCCGGTGGCGGTGACCGTCGTTCGGTGA
- the hisA gene encoding 1-(5-phosphoribosyl)-5-[(5-phosphoribosylamino)methylideneamino]imidazole-4-carboxamide isomerase, with protein MNSFSTFEVIPAVDIADGEVVQLVQGERGTEKRYGDPVEAARRWIDAGARSLHLVDLDGAFEGERENAAAIEAIVDAVSVPVQLGGGIRTAEAAISLLDRGVDRVILGTAAVEEPEIVAEISEVHPGSVVVSLDAKGGEVVVEGWTQGTGLAPAEAAERYADLGAGAVLFTNVDVEGRLDGVAVDPVRELVDATELPVIASGGVATLADVRALYEAGAAATVVGSALYEGRFSLADSQDVAE; from the coding sequence ATGAATTCGTTTTCGACCTTCGAGGTGATTCCGGCGGTCGACATCGCCGACGGTGAGGTCGTCCAACTTGTCCAGGGCGAACGCGGCACCGAGAAACGCTACGGCGACCCGGTCGAAGCAGCCCGGCGCTGGATCGACGCGGGCGCGCGGTCGCTCCACCTCGTCGATCTGGACGGAGCGTTCGAGGGCGAGCGCGAGAACGCGGCGGCCATCGAAGCGATCGTCGACGCCGTCTCCGTTCCCGTCCAGCTCGGCGGTGGCATTCGAACCGCCGAGGCGGCGATCTCCTTACTCGACCGCGGCGTCGACCGGGTAATCCTCGGGACTGCGGCCGTCGAGGAGCCCGAAATCGTCGCCGAAATAAGCGAGGTCCACCCCGGTTCCGTCGTCGTCAGCCTCGACGCAAAGGGCGGCGAGGTCGTCGTCGAGGGCTGGACCCAAGGAACCGGCCTGGCCCCGGCCGAGGCGGCCGAGCGCTACGCCGACCTGGGTGCGGGCGCCGTCCTCTTTACGAACGTCGACGTAGAGGGTCGACTCGACGGCGTCGCCGTCGATCCCGTCCGCGAACTCGTCGACGCGACCGAGCTGCCGGTGATCGCGAGCGGCGGCGTGGCGACCCTAGCAGACGTACGCGCGCTCTACGAGGCGGGCGCCGCGGCGACCGTCGTGGGGAGTGCGCTCTACGAGGGGCGGTTCTCGCTGGCGGATTCACAGGACGTCGCGGAGTGA
- a CDS encoding adenylosuccinate synthase translates to MNATIIGSQFGDEGKGGLVDVLAADADVVVRYQGGANAGHTVAHGEDTYKLRLIPSGVVQGAVGVLGNGCVVDLDTLFDEVDRLRERGLDPDVRVAACAHVVAPFHRFADRAAESAAADEEAIGTTGNGIGPAYEAKAGRYGIRVGDLVEPEHLRARVDAAVSRTRRVAEADFDAETTVNRGEAETTDDGGTATAIDTDDAFDPDPITDSLLTFGDRLESEGMIVDAGAFLTERHRAGETILFEGAQGTQIDVDFGTYPFVTSSNPTAGGAIVGTGVSPRAVADGHVVGVVKGYLSRVGNGPMPTEMDDERAATVRELVGGFGTVTGRPRRMGWLDLPMVRHAARVNGFTGLALTHVDTLAAFDEIRVCTAYELDGERVADVPSTIPAWERCEPVYESVETWSADDWGRIAESGYDALPDGARAFVAFLEDQLDVPVVAIGVGPGRDETIVRRNPLAGQQIDTEGRPT, encoded by the coding sequence GTGAACGCTACCATCATCGGTTCCCAGTTTGGGGACGAAGGCAAAGGCGGCCTCGTCGACGTGCTCGCCGCGGACGCGGACGTCGTCGTCCGGTATCAGGGCGGCGCCAACGCCGGCCACACGGTCGCGCACGGCGAGGATACCTACAAACTCCGGTTGATTCCGAGCGGGGTGGTCCAGGGAGCCGTCGGCGTCCTCGGAAACGGCTGCGTCGTCGACCTCGACACGCTGTTCGACGAAGTCGACCGACTCCGCGAGCGCGGGCTCGATCCGGACGTTCGGGTCGCCGCCTGTGCACACGTCGTCGCTCCGTTCCACCGGTTCGCAGACCGCGCGGCCGAGTCGGCCGCCGCCGACGAAGAGGCGATCGGCACGACCGGTAACGGCATCGGGCCCGCCTACGAGGCGAAGGCGGGCCGATACGGGATTCGGGTCGGCGACCTCGTCGAGCCGGAGCACCTCCGGGCGCGGGTCGACGCCGCCGTCTCTCGGACCCGTCGCGTCGCAGAGGCGGACTTCGACGCCGAGACGACCGTCAACCGTGGCGAGGCCGAGACGACCGACGACGGCGGCACTGCGACCGCCATCGATACCGACGATGCGTTCGATCCGGACCCGATCACGGACTCGCTCTTGACGTTCGGCGACCGGCTCGAATCCGAGGGGATGATCGTCGACGCCGGGGCGTTTCTGACCGAGCGCCACCGCGCCGGGGAGACGATCCTGTTCGAGGGCGCACAGGGCACGCAGATCGACGTCGATTTCGGCACGTACCCGTTCGTCACCTCGTCGAATCCGACGGCGGGTGGTGCGATCGTCGGGACGGGCGTTTCGCCGCGCGCCGTCGCCGACGGGCACGTCGTCGGCGTCGTCAAGGGCTACCTCTCGCGGGTCGGCAACGGACCGATGCCCACGGAGATGGACGACGAGCGCGCGGCGACCGTCCGCGAACTGGTCGGCGGCTTCGGCACCGTGACGGGCCGTCCCCGACGGATGGGCTGGCTCGACCTGCCGATGGTCCGTCACGCAGCCAGGGTCAACGGGTTCACCGGACTCGCGCTCACCCACGTCGACACGCTCGCCGCGTTCGACGAGATACGCGTCTGTACGGCCTACGAACTCGACGGCGAGCGGGTGGCCGACGTGCCGTCGACGATTCCAGCTTGGGAGCGCTGTGAGCCGGTCTACGAGTCAGTCGAGACGTGGTCGGCCGACGACTGGGGGCGGATCGCCGAGTCGGGCTACGACGCGCTTCCGGACGGCGCCCGCGCGTTCGTGGCGTTCCTCGAGGATCAACTCGACGTACCCGTCGTCGCCATCGGTGTCGGCCCCGGTCGCGACGAAACGATCGTTCGCCGGAACCCGCTCGCCGGTCAACAGATCGATACCGAAGGGCGCCCAACGTGA
- a CDS encoding helix-turn-helix domain-containing protein produces the protein MTEDELDAETAFSLLADETRVAIVRELGAATASPETGIPHLSYAELQARVDIRDSGRFNYHLTKLLGNYVAKESDGYRLRWPGMVLYRTLVAGLLTEEASALDDTSVGTDCHRCGEPIEISLYETLVRVRCRACDATYTDIYLPSHGLTDRGVEDLVPAVHRRSRTILGAMTAGQCPWCARAVSPDVHDGGPLPSHHDTRDLDAYAVYHCTDCTGFQYAPVSQVLCFEPVAIAFYHDRGYDLTAIPAWELGWAVTDRTTDVLERDPWRFSVCVPLDGEELVVELDQRLDVVDSTVRP, from the coding sequence ATGACGGAAGACGAACTCGACGCCGAGACTGCGTTCTCGCTGCTCGCCGACGAGACCAGGGTCGCGATCGTGCGCGAACTCGGCGCGGCGACGGCCTCTCCGGAGACGGGGATTCCGCACCTCTCGTACGCCGAGTTGCAAGCACGCGTCGATATTCGTGACTCCGGCCGATTCAACTATCACCTGACGAAGCTGCTCGGCAACTACGTCGCGAAGGAATCAGACGGTTACCGGCTCCGCTGGCCGGGGATGGTACTCTATCGAACGCTCGTCGCCGGCCTGCTCACCGAGGAGGCCTCGGCGCTCGACGACACGTCTGTCGGAACCGACTGTCACCGCTGTGGCGAACCGATCGAGATCTCGCTGTACGAGACGCTCGTACGCGTCCGCTGTCGGGCCTGCGACGCGACCTACACCGACATCTACCTGCCGTCGCACGGACTCACGGACCGCGGCGTCGAGGACCTCGTCCCGGCCGTCCACCGGCGGAGTCGAACCATCCTCGGCGCGATGACCGCCGGGCAGTGTCCGTGGTGTGCGCGGGCGGTTTCACCGGACGTACATGACGGCGGACCGCTTCCCTCTCACCACGACACGCGCGACCTCGACGCCTACGCCGTCTATCACTGCACGGACTGCACCGGCTTTCAGTACGCGCCCGTCTCGCAGGTGCTGTGCTTCGAACCCGTCGCGATCGCGTTCTACCACGACCGCGGCTACGACCTCACGGCGATCCCGGCGTGGGAACTCGGCTGGGCGGTGACCGATCGGACAACGGACGTCCTCGAGCGAGACCCGTGGCGATTTTCGGTGTGCGTCCCGCTCGACGGGGAGGAACTCGTCGTCGAACTCGACCAACGGCTCGATGTCGTCGACTCGACGGTTCGTCCCTGA
- the hisB gene encoding imidazoleglycerol-phosphate dehydratase HisB, producing the protein MSDRSATVSRETAETAIECTLAVDGAGETDVETGIGFFDHMLTAFGTHGLFDLSVTCDGDLHVDDHHTVEDVGLCLGTALDEALGDKSGIVRFADRRVPLDEAVASVVVDLSGRPLFRFEGDFSQESVGELTSHMAGHFWRSFATNAGLTMHAEIEGENAHHEIEALFKAAARTIDDATRVDERRGEATPSTKGDL; encoded by the coding sequence ATGAGCGACCGATCCGCGACGGTCTCGCGCGAGACGGCCGAGACGGCCATCGAGTGTACGCTCGCGGTCGACGGAGCCGGCGAGACCGACGTCGAGACGGGCATCGGCTTTTTCGACCACATGCTCACCGCATTCGGGACCCACGGTCTCTTCGACCTCTCCGTGACCTGCGACGGCGATCTCCACGTCGACGACCACCACACCGTCGAGGACGTCGGCCTCTGTCTGGGAACCGCGCTCGACGAAGCGCTCGGCGACAAATCGGGTATCGTCCGCTTCGCCGACCGTCGGGTGCCGCTCGACGAGGCCGTCGCGTCCGTCGTCGTCGACCTCAGCGGCCGCCCGCTCTTTCGCTTCGAGGGCGACTTCTCCCAGGAATCGGTCGGCGAGCTGACCAGCCACATGGCGGGTCACTTCTGGCGCTCGTTCGCGACGAACGCCGGCCTGACGATGCACGCCGAAATCGAGGGCGAGAACGCCCACCACGAGATCGAGGCGCTGTTCAAGGCCGCCGCGCGAACGATTGACGACGCGACCCGGGTCGACGAACGCCGGGGCGAGGCGACGCCGAGTACGAAAGGCGACCTGTGA
- a CDS encoding inorganic phosphate transporter produces the protein MGETILVVGIVASIFVGFNIGGSSTGITWGPAVGAGIVKKTTAAAVMTVFVFLGGWTVGRNVMETLSEGIITIDLTLSAGVAILFFIGLGILVANVFGVPVPTSMTTVGAIAGLGLATDTLNYETIAWILSWWIVTPIIGFWVGATIGRYVYPELNRRVRIKTSDGPLLSFDRTGPIPVPGLGPNTTRKELVTTAAVIVIGCYMAFSAGASNVPNAAAPLVGGENGDLSAEVAIVVATLAISLGGFTIARRTMESVGGELSDIPLLAALVVMLTASTITTALSWIGIPISLVMGSVMTIVGLGWGRATRPITAREAIAGDTEEAEIALGAITAEAPGEEPVPIGEDETEEALDAGDLFNPRAVVKYLSMWVIGPSMSTLLAYGFFLALPGVA, from the coding sequence ATGGGAGAGACGATTCTGGTCGTCGGTATCGTCGCGTCGATCTTCGTCGGGTTCAACATCGGCGGGTCGTCGACCGGCATCACGTGGGGGCCGGCGGTCGGGGCTGGAATCGTAAAGAAAACGACCGCGGCGGCGGTCATGACGGTGTTCGTCTTTCTCGGCGGCTGGACCGTCGGGCGGAACGTGATGGAGACGTTGAGCGAGGGTATCATCACGATCGACCTCACGCTCTCTGCCGGCGTCGCCATCCTCTTTTTCATCGGCCTCGGCATCCTCGTCGCCAACGTGTTCGGCGTCCCCGTGCCGACGTCGATGACGACAGTCGGGGCGATCGCCGGCCTCGGGCTGGCGACCGACACGCTCAACTACGAGACCATCGCCTGGATCCTTTCGTGGTGGATCGTCACGCCGATCATCGGCTTCTGGGTCGGCGCAACGATCGGACGGTACGTCTATCCGGAACTCAACCGCCGCGTCCGGATCAAAACGTCCGACGGGCCGCTACTTTCGTTCGATCGGACCGGTCCGATTCCAGTACCCGGACTCGGGCCGAACACGACTCGGAAGGAACTCGTGACGACCGCCGCCGTCATCGTCATCGGCTGTTACATGGCGTTCAGTGCGGGCGCGAGTAACGTCCCGAACGCGGCCGCACCGCTCGTCGGCGGCGAAAACGGCGATTTGTCCGCGGAGGTTGCGATCGTCGTCGCCACGTTGGCGATCAGCCTGGGTGGATTCACGATCGCCCGCCGAACCATGGAGTCGGTCGGCGGCGAGTTGAGCGACATTCCGCTGTTGGCGGCGCTCGTCGTCATGCTCACCGCCTCGACGATCACGACCGCGCTCAGCTGGATCGGCATTCCGATCAGCCTCGTGATGGGGTCGGTGATGACGATCGTCGGCCTCGGCTGGGGTCGCGCTACCCGGCCGATCACGGCGAGAGAGGCGATCGCCGGCGACACCGAAGAGGCGGAGATCGCCCTCGGCGCGATCACCGCCGAAGCGCCTGGCGAGGAACCGGTTCCGATCGGCGAGGACGAGACGGAAGAGGCGCTCGACGCGGGCGACCTCTTCAACCCGCGAGCCGTCGTCAAGTACCTCTCGATGTGGGTCATCGGCCCGTCGATGTCGACGCTGCTTGCCTACGGCTTCTTCCTCGCGCTTCCGGGCGTCGCCTGA
- a CDS encoding heavy metal translocating P-type ATPase, which produces MSESVCTLCDLPIESTAVEGDAGDRYCCTGCLHVAETLDDVSAAGFDAADGTDSDPEEPVDVPEGSERAFVQVEGMHCSTCEVFIERVGGDADGVHDVAASYVSETVRIDYDPEKTDEDALLDVLSGLGYSAYPREDSLASRRAKDQNEARLIVGVLFGMVVMMQYALLIYPLHVQPPYYDDATHEFLVEMVTSDVSVPFFFVLFALTSVVFFVTGAPIIRGAYVSVKTRNPNMDLLVTLAAGAAYVYSTLAVANGQVDVYYDVTVAIVLVVTVGGYYEGRIKRRATETLADLSAAQVREATRYEPDGSTTAVDVADLESGDRLLVRGGERIPVDGTVVEGEGAVDEAVITGESLPVGKRVDDTVVGGSVLTDGSLVVAVDDDPGSSVDRIADLVWDLQSSQSGIQKLADRLATIFVPLVAVVALVVAAIYLLTGASVATAMLIGLTVLIVSCPCALGLATPLAVATSVREALDRGIVVFDETVFERIRDVDVVVFDKTGTLTTGEMEVLDADGPTELFERAAALEQRSAHPVAGAIAAAFGPEPDEPDAAASERTTESGIPIRSADPATDGGVSKPVAREEGEQDTGTDAAEDARVTDFRSYATGVGGTVDGEQVLVGHPDLFAERGWSVSDDLAEAVDSERAFGRLPVLVGRDGTAEGVVVVGDEPREGWDETIAGLADRGVEVVVLTGDDERAAAFFRDHDGVSRVFAGVPPEGKAETVRRLRSRGRTAMVGDGTNDAPALASADLGIALGGGTALAADAADVAIVDDDIANLETVFDVSTAAGRRVKQNIGWAFCYNAIAIPIAVAGLLNPLFAAVAMGLSSALVVTNSSRSLLSDES; this is translated from the coding sequence GTGAGCGAGTCCGTCTGCACGCTGTGTGACCTGCCGATTGAGTCGACGGCGGTCGAGGGAGACGCCGGCGACCGCTACTGCTGTACGGGCTGTCTGCACGTCGCCGAGACGCTGGACGACGTCTCAGCGGCGGGCTTCGACGCCGCCGACGGAACGGACTCAGATCCCGAAGAACCGGTCGACGTCCCGGAAGGAAGCGAGCGCGCGTTCGTCCAGGTCGAGGGCATGCACTGTTCGACCTGCGAAGTGTTCATCGAACGGGTCGGGGGCGACGCCGACGGCGTCCACGACGTGGCCGCGAGCTACGTCTCGGAGACGGTTCGGATCGACTACGACCCCGAAAAAACGGACGAGGATGCCCTTCTCGACGTACTCTCCGGACTCGGCTACTCGGCGTACCCACGAGAGGACTCCCTCGCCAGCCGCCGGGCGAAAGATCAGAACGAGGCGCGACTCATCGTCGGCGTCCTCTTCGGGATGGTCGTGATGATGCAGTACGCCCTGCTCATCTACCCGCTGCACGTCCAGCCGCCGTACTACGACGACGCGACCCACGAATTCCTGGTCGAGATGGTGACCAGCGACGTCTCGGTGCCCTTCTTCTTCGTCCTGTTCGCGCTGACGAGCGTCGTCTTCTTCGTCACCGGCGCGCCGATCATCCGGGGCGCCTACGTCAGCGTAAAGACCAGAAATCCGAACATGGACCTGCTGGTGACGCTCGCGGCGGGGGCGGCGTACGTCTACAGCACGCTCGCCGTCGCCAACGGCCAGGTCGACGTCTACTACGACGTCACCGTCGCGATCGTCCTCGTCGTCACGGTCGGCGGCTACTACGAGGGCAGGATCAAGCGTCGCGCGACCGAGACGCTCGCCGACCTCTCGGCCGCCCAGGTCCGCGAGGCGACCCGGTACGAACCCGACGGCTCGACGACCGCAGTCGACGTGGCCGATCTCGAATCCGGCGATCGGTTACTCGTCCGCGGGGGCGAGAGGATACCGGTCGACGGCACCGTCGTCGAGGGGGAAGGCGCGGTCGACGAGGCGGTGATCACCGGCGAGTCGCTCCCGGTCGGGAAACGAGTCGACGACACGGTAGTCGGCGGCTCGGTGCTGACCGACGGCTCGCTCGTCGTCGCCGTCGACGACGATCCGGGAAGCAGCGTCGACCGCATCGCCGACCTCGTCTGGGACCTCCAGAGTTCCCAGAGCGGTATTCAGAAGCTCGCCGATCGCCTCGCGACGATCTTCGTCCCGCTCGTGGCCGTCGTCGCCCTCGTCGTCGCTGCGATCTACCTCCTCACCGGCGCGTCGGTCGCGACGGCGATGTTGATCGGCCTCACCGTCCTCATCGTCTCCTGTCCCTGCGCGCTCGGCCTGGCGACGCCGCTCGCGGTCGCGACGAGCGTTCGGGAAGCCCTCGACCGCGGAATCGTCGTCTTCGACGAGACCGTCTTCGAGCGCATCCGCGACGTGGACGTCGTCGTCTTCGACAAGACGGGCACGCTCACCACCGGCGAGATGGAGGTCCTGGACGCCGACGGCCCGACCGAGTTGTTCGAACGGGCCGCCGCGTTAGAACAGCGCTCGGCGCACCCGGTCGCCGGCGCCATCGCCGCGGCGTTCGGCCCGGAGCCGGACGAACCGGACGCTGCTGCTTCCGAACGGACGACGGAGTCGGGCATCCCGATCCGATCGGCCGATCCGGCGACCGACGGCGGCGTCTCGAAGCCGGTCGCCCGCGAGGAGGGCGAGCAGGACACCGGAACGGACGCCGCCGAGGACGCCCGGGTCACCGACTTCCGCTCGTACGCGACGGGCGTGGGCGGCACCGTCGACGGCGAGCAGGTCCTCGTCGGTCACCCGGACCTCTTCGCCGAACGGGGCTGGTCAGTATCGGACGACCTCGCCGAGGCCGTCGACTCCGAACGCGCGTTCGGTCGGCTCCCGGTGCTCGTCGGCCGCGACGGAACCGCCGAGGGCGTCGTGGTCGTCGGCGACGAACCTCGCGAGGGCTGGGACGAGACGATCGCCGGCCTCGCCGACCGCGGCGTCGAGGTGGTCGTGCTCACCGGCGACGACGAGCGAGCGGCCGCCTTCTTCCGGGACCACGACGGCGTTTCGCGGGTGTTCGCCGGCGTCCCGCCGGAGGGGAAAGCCGAGACGGTTCGCCGGTTACGATCGCGCGGACGGACGGCCATGGTCGGCGACGGGACGAACGACGCGCCCGCGCTGGCGAGCGCCGACCTCGGCATCGCCCTCGGCGGCGGCACCGCCCTGGCCGCCGACGCCGCCGACGTCGCGATCGTCGACGACGACATCGCGAACCTGGAGACGGTCTTCGACGTCTCGACCGCGGCCGGTCGCCGCGTGAAACAGAACATCGGCTGGGCCTTCTGTTACAACGCGATCGCCATCCCGATCGCCGTCGCCGGCCTGCTCAACCCGCTGTTCGCCGCGGTCGCGATGGGGCTGTCGAGCGCGCTGGTGGTGACGAACTCGTCGCGCTCGCTTTTGAGCGACGAATCGTGA
- a CDS encoding helix-turn-helix domain-containing protein codes for MEFEKTGTSLPVIVCNHAEILSILNDDGVQYKRELAEKLDVSKSTIYNRNRKLSRYKLMRKERGGYVLTELGSMCYSTYKKFEGELHLVYSKHR; via the coding sequence ATGGAGTTCGAAAAAACAGGAACCAGTCTCCCAGTTATTGTCTGTAACCACGCAGAGATCCTTTCAATTTTAAATGATGATGGCGTCCAGTACAAAAGAGAACTAGCCGAGAAACTCGACGTCTCAAAAAGCACAATTTATAATCGGAATCGAAAACTGAGCAGATACAAACTGATGAGAAAGGAACGCGGCGGATATGTCCTGACCGAGCTCGGTAGCATGTGTTATTCAACTTATAAAAAGTTCGAGGGAGAATTGCACCTTGTATACAGTAAACACCGATGA